The nucleotide window ATGGAGGGATTTGCTGTACGATACCAATGTGATGATCAGAAGGTTTCCACATATCGTCACACAATATactataagaaaaagaaaaagaaccacAAATCTCATGCTAGGATAAATCTGAAATCCCAAAAGGTGAATCATGGTGATTcgtgttatatttttttcatccatttgttaaaaatagcacattaaaaatgtgtgttataCTGTAACCACCTCAAATGTCTTtccttaaatataataaaaatgggcATGTAAAAGCTaacttttcttttcctatttacaTGAGtagaaaatgttcaaattattAAGTAATTTGCAAAGTCTCTGAACATGGTAATGTCACCAACATAGCTGGGGAAAGGGTCAGTAGGGAGGACATATCCAAAgtgaaagtatattttttaaagctagtTGGTTTgctgtaaatgaaaattaaattattgttgtttttaaagtcACCAGTAAAACTAAGATTGaagtaaaatgataaagaaagaaaacaatgagGAAGGATAGAGATAGGACGAGAGAATACATGATGTGCTCTATGTTCTCTTCTAATGAAGATTTGCAGGAATGTTAATGGGCAAGCTGCATTCTGGTTGTTATACTCTAAAGGTCCacactgcaatgtttttattttaattactcaATAATGCATTTCTCCtttacttaaacattttttttacttatacatgTAGTCATCaattaaaaacacagataaatacTTACATCCGGCCTGATTTATATAAGCTGAGAAGCTTTAGAATATTAAGggtgaactttggtgatccagcaaacctagaatgattctggtccaggactaaacaTATTTCCGAGATATTATCAAAcggctttaaaaaaatccattccaggtttcctggatcactcaggaCAGTTTATTTtatccagacttggagaacttttataaatcaaccTGATTTTGTACAATATGTATTGAAATTCTTTCCACCCAGATCTTCTGCCCTATCAGAGCcttgattttctttctttgatgatattattacacagtatttatatagcaccatcatattatgcagtgctgtacaaagtccatagtaatgtcactaactgttcctcaaaggagctcacaatctaatgtccttactatagtcataagtcattaatgtagtctaagatcaatttagggagaagctaattaacctaactgcatgtttttgggaggaaacccacacagacagggggagaacctgcatcgccatgcagatagtgtccttgctgggatttgaacctaggagcaagcgctgcaaaggccaaagtgctaacccctgagccaccgtactgctcGAGGTGAGTAACCTATGACAAGGTTTCACTGTAAATTTCCCAGGTACTAATGNNNNNNNNNNNNNNNNNNNNNNNNNNNNNNNNNNNNNNNNNNNNNNNNNNNNNNNNNNNNNNNNNNNNNNNNNNNNNNNNNNNNNNNNNNNNNNNNNNNNNNNNNNNNNNNNNNNNNNNNNNNNNNNNNNNNNNNNNNNNNNNNNNNNNNNNNNNNNNNNNNNNNNNNNNNNNNNNNNNNNNNNNNNNNNNNNNNNNNNNNNNNNNNNNNNNNNNNNNNNNNNNNNNNNNNNNNNNNNNNNNNNNNNNNNNNNNNNNNNNNNNNNNNNNNNNNNNNNNNNNNNNNNNNNNNNNNNNNNNNNNNNNNNNNNNNNNNNNNNNNNNNNNNNNNNNNNNNNNNNNNNNNNNNNNNNNNNNNNNNNNNNNNNNNNNNNNNNNNNNNNNNNNNNNNNNNNNNNNNNNNNNNNNNNNNNNNNNNNNNNNNNNNNNNNNNNNNNNNNNNNNNNNNNNNNNNNNNNNNNNNNNNNNNNNNNNNNNNNNNNatatatatatgtatttttaaaaagaaaaaataaatatgtttaacacAAGGAGAAGTAGTAAATTGATGAGTCAATCTTTTTGGCATCCTGGCTCAAATGACTTACTCCTCGTGCTGCTTTTCCATCTTCCAAGCTACCTAGTTGAATTCAAGTACCCATACAGtttgtaatacaatattaaattacctttttaatgtatatgAGAATATAGAGCTGCATAAATGTGCACAATTTACATTTGCTTGATACTAACCtttgaatacatattttaaatacattcatgttcgctttataaaataatatataaaaaaaaaacataaaatttcgGCAGAGCCCCTaccttctttcttttcattttctgatCACACCGAAAACGGTTtcttttatgtttgcattttaatttaataagCACAAATTATAACAAACCATTGGGAGTCTGACAtgtacagttacattttaatGGGCTCCCCTGCTGATATGTAGTATCTGAGGATTATTTACagattattttcatttcttttttcctttccctgtTTTTCCTGGTGTAACTGTTGACTGTCATAACTTCAGATTGCTTAAGAAAAGGATTGTTATAATGTGGGCGCCGGtggggcagcgttatgatctcACGTGTTTGTGGGGGctgtgttatgacctggggtagCTTTGAGGGCAGTGGTCTTGGGGGCCTGTGGAGGCAATGTTATCATCTGGGGGGGCCTACGAGGGCAGttttatggtctggggtgcctgtgtggtcagtgttgtgatctggggtgtctgtgagggcagtgtaATAATCTGGGGGGCCTGTGAGGGCAATGGTATAATCTGGGAGGGCtctgagggcagtgttatgatatgaggtgcctgtaggggcagtgatATCATCTGGGCAGCCTGTGAAGGCTgctttatgatctggggtgcctctgaggtaagtgttgtgatctggggtgtctgtggggagcaatgttatgatctgggggtcctctgagggcagtgttatgatctgggctgcCTGTGTGGTCAATGTTGGGATATGGGGTGTTtatggaggcagtgttatgatcagggaCACTTGTGGGTGAAGCTTCATGATtcagggtgtctgtgggggcggTGTCATGATcaggggtgtctgtgggggcagtgttatgatcaggggtgcctgtgggggaagtgctGTGATCTGgtgtgcctgtgagggcagtaatattatctggggtgcctgtgggaacAATAGTATTGCGCTGGGGTGCCTGcaggggcagttttatgatctagggttacttcagttggtcaggtctgcgttcagcaatgttatgtgcccaaaaaattagCTCAGCTGACTGAATATACTGAATTTTCAGGTTTTTTCATCAATGAATGTTTTTCTTCCCTGATATatcaagatgacaatgccaagatTCCTCGGGCTCAGATTGTAAAGGAGGGGTTCGGGAAGAATGAAACATCATTGTCACATATGTCCAGACCTAAACCCCATGGCGAATCTGGAATGTGATGAGAATAGAAATGGTATGACATTTCATTAGCTTATGAATTCAATATCATGGTCAGTATGTGCCTTATTCAAAGCTGGAGATGtccaatgaaataataatgtgtgtGATTTTCATTTTAGACCAGGCAATACATAACCCAGTTTACTGAACTTAAAGGGGAAATTTTATCAtgtgcaaaatagaaaaaaaacctaatagaAGATCTTTCAAATCTATCAAATAGAGCCAGAAAGTAGGAAGGCGAGTGGCCAGGAAGGATAATTGTTGGCCTTNNNNNNNNNNNNNNNNNNNNNNNNNNNNNNNNNNNNNNNNNNNNNNNNNNNNNNNNNNNNNNNNNNNNNNNNNNNNNNNNNNNNNNNNNNNNNNNNNNNNNNNNNNNNNNNNNNNNNNNNNNNNNNNNNNNNNNNNNNNNNNNNNNNNNNNNNNNNNNNNNNNNNNNNNNNNNNNNNNNNNNNNNNNNNNNNNNNNNNNNNNNNNNNNNNNNNNNNNNNNNNNNNNNNNNNNNNNNNNNNNNNNNNNNNNNNNNNNNNNNNNNNNNNNNNNNNNNNNNNNNNNNNNNNNNNNNNNNNNNNNNNNNNNNNNNNNNNNNNNNNNNNNNNNNNNNNNNNNNNNNNNNNNNNNNNNNNNNNNNNNNNNNNNNNNNNNNNNNNNNNNNNNNNNNNNNNNNNNNNNNNNNNNNNNNNNNNNNNNNNNNNNNNNNNNNNNNNNNNNNNNNNNNNNNNNNNNNNNNNNNNNNNNNNNNNNNNNNNNNNNNNNNNNNNNNNNNNNNNNNNNNNNNNNNNNNNNNNNNNNNNNNNNNNNNNNNNNNNNNNNNNNNNNNNNNNNNNNNNNNNNNNNNNNNNNNNNNNNNNNNNNNNNNNNNNNNNNNNNNNNNNNNNNNNNNNNNNNNNNNNNNNNNNNNNNNNNNNNNNNNNNNNNNNNNNNNNNNNNNNNNNNNNNNNNNNNNNNNNNNNNNNNNNNNNNNNNNNNNNNNNNNNNNNNNNNNNNNNNNNNNNNNNNNNNNNNNNNNNNNNNNNNNNNNNNNNNNNNNNNNNNNNNNNNNNNNNNNNNNNNNNNNNNNNNNNNNNNNNNNNNNNNNNNNNNNNNNNNNNNNNNNNNNNNNNNNNNNNNNNNNNNNNNNNNNNNNNNNNNNNNNNNNNNNNNNNNNNNNNNNNNNNNNNNNNNNNNNNNNNNNNNNNNNNNNNNNNNNNNNNNNNNNNNTAAATAGGACAACATGTGGCCATTTCAATAATGTagagtactttttatttttgaagtttccTTGATTTGCAGCTGGACAAAATGTGGCCTTGGGAAAGAGAGGGacactcattttattttaatgtttatttttaaagacttgTGCAATTTGTCCCTATCTATCCTACTAGAGTTATTGTGAAAGAAATgatcaatgtctttttttaatacactttctCTCTCTATAAGCCGATGCAGTGTGAGTCTGACTAGCTTTAAACATCAGTATTTGTAAAGCAATgcccactttatttttttttttttcttacacattttATATCTAGCTTTCCCTATGAgtttctgcaaagttttttttaccagtgtagCACCACAAATACCCCTGTGCTGCTGTGCCACAATTTTTTATTGAGGGTTATAGTGATATCAGCTCTCTCTAAACAGCGGAGGAAAGCACGTCAATTCAGATGGCTGGCATGATGTGATTGGCTTTTGTTATAAGGGAAATCCAAGGCTTGAATAGGAACTCTAAACTTAAAAATTCCAAGTTTTGATAGGCACTTGGAAAACATACAACTCTGATCAGAATCAGCTCCAACCATAACTTTCGTAACACCTCTAGTAGTAGGGTATTCCTATTGCCAAGTCTCATTGGAAGAGGGAAGAACATTTTCGGGATTATAGCACATTTGGGGCTTTGCGTTAATAGAATCAGTGGTAACAGCGTTTTAGTAGAACTTACTGGCAGGTGTGATTGACTTGCAGTTAACCTTCTGCTGACCATAATttgatcttaaaaaaataatggcaaacaTTTCTGATATTCAGTGAGTGTATTGCAGACAAAGCCAGACAGATTTCCTCTGCCtttaaagtttcaaaaaaaaaaaaggtccctaAAATTGAAACCAGACTCTTTAATATtcttgggacttttaaggtaggAAATGAGCATACAAGgttctctggaatctggtttAGAATAAAAATCATTGTGCATTAGCAATCTAATGGAATTAGGTTTACTGCTTAAcactttaaaaactataaagttttactttaaaaaattgaagtACTGATATTTCTAgaaagatgatttttttcttgttctagAAGATTCTAGTATTAAATTGTTTAAACCAGCAGAATATTAGTATCATGAGGTCAAAACCAAAGCCTTTCAAGCTTTATCAACCAAGATATTTGGACAAGCTTTTTCCTTTTTGGGCACATTTTATTAACTCAATGTTGGCATAATTTATTAGCAGTATAGAcacactaaaatacattttaaaaaatacagttagtaggttttttcaatgaaaaattatttacaatatttaatccTATAAATTAAGGTGAACCTATAAccacattttctactttaaataaattggtaGATAAtcctttattgtaaagtaaaattgtgtttttttttttctgaacacaattttttttttaaaaagaagcgGAGgcccttccccttctgtctttactgccacggcggtAAAGACTAAATAGGAAGCCTGCAGCCTCATGGGATACATACACCACATATCCTTTgaagctttgggctgctccttctgcacaggcCCAATATCAGGATAAGGGttttttcctgcaatgtaaaTGCAAAGTGCAgatcctgtgcatgtgcagtgcatGGGAGGAGATGTCACACAAACGCATGCCAGCGCAACGCAAGATCACGTGATGTGAGCAGGTGAAAAGAAGATTTCAGAACATGGCAGCTCCAACTCAAGAAGAATACCGGGCCCACTGGTTCTTCTGTGAAACCATCCAGGGTGACATGGGACCAAATGGAAGCCTATTGTGGAGTCCTTCATGAATAGTTGTCATTCATCAACTTTTATCAATTTTGTAAAAACAGTTTCTGATAATTTTTCCAGCAACTTGTTTCAAGTCATTATTCCTCAGGCTGTAAATGATTGGATTTAGCAGTGGGGTGACCACAGTGTACAGTAATGATAGGAAGTTGGTGATGTTCACTGATTGTCCTCTACTAGGTACCAAATACACACAAAGCATGGTACCATAAAATATGGAGACAACAGTCACGTGGGAGCTGCAGGTGGAAAAAACTTTTTGTCTCCCAGTAATGGACTGAATTTTTAAAATggtgattataataaaaatatatgatacaatgacaataaaaaaagggATGGTAGCAAAAATGACGCTCAGCGATGTTGCTTCTAGTTGAACAACAGTGGTATCAGAGCAGGAGAGTTTTAGGATTGGGTCAAGGTCACAGAAAAAGTGATCAATAATATTGGAACCACAAAATTGTAATTTGGAAATGGTTATAGTATCAATCAGTACTGATAAAAAACTTAAACACCAAACTGTGATAACAGTTATCAA belongs to Pyxicephalus adspersus chromosome 2, UCB_Pads_2.0, whole genome shotgun sequence and includes:
- the LOC140322181 gene encoding olfactory receptor 1468-like, whose translation is MAYDRYLAICRPLHYMLIMNPTSCLITVITVWCLSFLSVLIDTITISKLQFCGSNIIDHFFCDLDPILKLSCSDTTVVQLEATSLSVIFATIPFFIVIVSYIFIIITILKIQSITGRQKVFSTCSSHVTVVSIFYGTMLCVYLVPSRGQSVNITNFLSLLYTVVTPLLNPIIYSLRNNDLKQVAGKIIRNCFYKIDKS